AGCGACTTTTGAAACTTCACGGTTCTGTATCGGTGGATGAGATATTAAATAAGACCATACATCAAGATTTGTTTAAGGTTCTCCCTTTTTTGCCAGTATCTTTTGTGGATTTGT
This is a stretch of genomic DNA from Candidatus Hydrogenedens sp.. It encodes these proteins:
- a CDS encoding site-specific DNA-methyltransferase, with protein sequence MPVNKDCKAGRNRTITLSKKERLLYKKRLLKLHGSVSVDEILNKTIHQDLFKVLPFLPVSFVDL